One part of the Candidatus Zixiibacteriota bacterium genome encodes these proteins:
- a CDS encoding lysophospholipid acyltransferase family protein, translated as MIFRKDPFGHYLIIKRLVLRSIGIISYLTLRFLNKLRIEGAENLENLGKHGILIVSNHQTYFADVVGIYHVISRKRSAFSNGIKNPLYLLAPMLNCYFIAAEETMKSGWIPKIVSYAGSISIRRIWRDKDKDVKRQVRFTDITNIGMALKDGWVITFPQGTTKPNAPGRRGVTYIIKKFNPIVVPVVIDGFQNAFHRKKLRLNKLGSRVTIKFKPPLEFNANEGSNEMLSKIMNAIEQSAAPEGA; from the coding sequence ATGATTTTCAGGAAAGACCCATTCGGCCATTATTTGATAATTAAGCGGTTAGTATTGCGCTCAATCGGTATAATTTCATATCTGACGCTGCGGTTTTTAAATAAGCTGCGCATTGAAGGAGCCGAGAACCTGGAAAATCTGGGCAAGCACGGAATTTTAATAGTATCCAATCATCAAACCTATTTTGCCGACGTGGTGGGAATTTATCATGTCATCAGCCGTAAGCGATCGGCTTTTTCAAATGGAATCAAAAATCCGCTGTATCTTTTGGCTCCCATGCTCAACTGCTATTTTATAGCAGCTGAGGAGACAATGAAATCGGGATGGATTCCGAAAATTGTCTCATACGCCGGTTCGATATCGATCCGCCGTATCTGGCGGGATAAGGATAAGGATGTCAAACGCCAGGTCCGTTTTACGGATATTACCAATATCGGAATGGCTCTCAAGGACGGTTGGGTAATCACTTTCCCGCAGGGGACAACCAAACCAAACGCGCCGGGCCGAAGAGGCGTGACGTATATCATAAAAAAATTCAATCCGATTGTCGTGCCGGTGGTTATTGACGGATTTCAAAACGCTTTTCACCGCAAGAAATTAAGATTAAACAAACTTGGCAGCCGCGTAACCATCAAATTCAAACCGCCGCTGGAGTTTAACGCGAATGAGGGATCCAATGAGATGCTATCAAAAATCATGAATGCCATTGAGCAAAGTGCGGCACCCGAAGGCGCATAA
- a CDS encoding glycyl-radical enzyme activating protein encodes MTGLIIDIKKFAIHDGPGIRTTVFFKGCSLSCQWCHNPESRRNEIETICVKIRKGQSVKDQKEKKEIFGRRVTVEEIMDEISKDKIFYEQSGGGVTFSGGEPMMQVDFLCELLKTCKNEEYHTVVDTSGYAPTEDFDKVHTLTDLFLFDLKLIDEKEHKKYVGVSNKLILENITQLLKWGNIVVPRIPLIPDITDTETNLQNTADFLAELKTIQNVSLLPYNKLAEDKRQKFSMEQRLGKLDSQTKEELNQIAGIFERRGFQVSIGG; translated from the coding sequence ATGACGGGACTTATTATTGATATAAAAAAATTCGCGATCCATGACGGTCCCGGAATCCGGACAACGGTTTTTTTCAAGGGCTGTTCTCTCAGCTGCCAATGGTGTCATAATCCCGAAAGCCGCCGGAATGAAATCGAGACTATCTGCGTCAAAATCAGAAAAGGTCAATCCGTTAAAGATCAAAAAGAAAAAAAAGAAATTTTCGGGCGGCGAGTGACGGTTGAAGAGATCATGGATGAAATCTCAAAAGACAAAATCTTCTACGAACAATCCGGAGGCGGAGTGACTTTTTCAGGCGGCGAACCGATGATGCAGGTTGATTTTTTATGCGAGCTGCTGAAAACCTGTAAAAATGAAGAATATCATACGGTAGTTGATACATCGGGGTATGCGCCTACCGAAGATTTTGATAAAGTTCACACACTCACGGATTTGTTTTTATTTGATCTTAAATTGATTGATGAAAAAGAGCATAAAAAATATGTCGGTGTGTCGAATAAATTAATTCTCGAAAATATCACGCAATTATTGAAGTGGGGCAATATCGTCGTTCCCCGCATTCCCTTGATTCCGGATATCACCGATACCGAAACAAATCTTCAAAATACCGCAGATTTTTTGGCAGAATTAAAAACAATTCAAAATGTCTCTCTTTTGCCGTATAATAAATTGGCGGAAGACAAACGGCAAAAATTCAGCATGGAGCAACGACTCGGCAAGCTGGATTCTCAGACGAAAGAGGAATTGAATCAGATTGCCGGTATTTTTGAAAGACGCGGATTTCAAGTTTCAATCGGAGGATAA
- the hypD gene encoding trans-4-hydroxy-L-proline dehydratase — MNERIAGLRKESLEAVPTISLERARLLTEFYQSGKVEKVSIPVARAMAFDYILSHKEICINDGELIVGERGPAPKATPTYPEICTHTVKDFEILDTREKVWFRASDEVKKIQENEIIPFWSSRSIRDRIFESIDEDWKNTYDAGIFTEFQEQRAPGHTVLDDKIYKKGFLDFIKDIELSLERLDFDNDPEASNKKEQLAAMKIASEAIIRFAERYAAKLEELLNSERDEKRKAEFFEMARICRKVPAQKPDTLWEAMQYYWFVHLGVITELNTWDSFNPGRLDQHLMPFYKEDIESGRMTEEKAHELLQSFWIKFNNQPAPPKVGVTAQESNTYTDFCLINLGGVTKAGEDAVNDMTYMLLDTIEEMRLLQPGSMVQISKKSPDKLVKRALKIIKTGYGQPSLFNTDAIIPEMLRQGKEIEDARCGGASGCVETGAFGKESYILTGYFNLTKVLEVTLHNGIDPGTGKKIGIESGDVSKFESFDKFYGAFEKQLKHFIDVKVKGNLIIEKLWAEILPAPFMSVLIDDCIANGKDYNSGGARYNTSYIQGVGLGTVTDCMSSIKYHVFDQKVILLSEFIDILKNNFEGSEEFHDRLLNDTPKYGNDDDYADDIMRRVFESYFRMIDGRPNFKGGFHRINLLPTTCHVYFGSVVGATPDGRIAGVPLSEGVSPVQGADRHGPTAVLKSASKIDHLRTGGTLLNQKFTPQIFESQDAVEKIMHLIRSYFKMDGHHIQFNVISALTLRKAQKEPENYKDLIVRVAGYSDYFVDLGEDLQNEIIRRTEQCAV, encoded by the coding sequence GTGAATGAACGCATAGCCGGATTGAGAAAAGAAAGTCTTGAAGCAGTTCCGACAATTTCATTGGAGCGGGCGCGGTTGCTTACCGAATTTTATCAATCCGGAAAAGTTGAAAAAGTATCGATACCGGTCGCCCGTGCGATGGCATTTGATTATATCCTCAGTCATAAGGAAATTTGTATTAATGACGGCGAGCTTATCGTTGGGGAGCGCGGCCCGGCTCCCAAAGCCACTCCGACTTATCCTGAAATATGCACTCATACGGTAAAAGATTTTGAGATCCTTGATACTCGCGAGAAAGTTTGGTTCCGGGCATCGGATGAAGTCAAAAAAATTCAAGAAAATGAGATTATTCCGTTTTGGTCGAGCAGATCCATCCGCGACAGAATTTTTGAATCTATCGATGAGGACTGGAAAAACACCTATGACGCGGGCATCTTTACCGAGTTTCAGGAACAGCGCGCACCGGGGCATACGGTATTGGATGACAAAATATACAAAAAAGGATTTTTGGATTTTATCAAAGATATCGAGTTGAGTTTAGAGAGACTTGATTTTGATAACGACCCTGAAGCTTCAAATAAAAAAGAACAATTAGCGGCGATGAAAATCGCCTCCGAAGCAATAATTCGTTTTGCCGAACGATATGCCGCAAAGCTGGAAGAATTATTAAATTCAGAACGGGATGAAAAACGCAAGGCGGAATTTTTTGAGATGGCCCGGATTTGCCGGAAAGTCCCGGCCCAGAAACCGGATACTCTCTGGGAAGCGATGCAGTATTACTGGTTTGTGCATTTAGGTGTTATAACCGAGCTTAATACGTGGGATTCGTTTAATCCGGGTCGGTTGGATCAGCATCTCATGCCATTTTATAAAGAAGATATTGAATCGGGCCGCATGACTGAAGAAAAAGCTCACGAACTTTTGCAATCATTCTGGATAAAATTCAATAATCAACCTGCCCCTCCCAAAGTGGGCGTTACCGCTCAGGAAAGCAATACTTACACCGATTTTTGCCTGATAAACCTGGGCGGAGTTACCAAAGCCGGAGAAGACGCCGTCAATGATATGACATATATGCTTCTGGATACAATCGAAGAGATGCGTCTGCTTCAGCCCGGCTCGATGGTTCAGATAAGCAAAAAAAGTCCGGATAAGCTCGTTAAACGAGCATTGAAAATTATTAAAACCGGATACGGCCAGCCGTCGCTTTTCAATACCGACGCGATAATTCCGGAAATGCTTCGGCAGGGGAAGGAGATTGAGGATGCCCGCTGCGGCGGAGCCAGCGGGTGTGTCGAAACCGGGGCTTTCGGAAAAGAAAGCTATATTCTCACCGGGTATTTTAACCTTACCAAAGTCCTGGAAGTTACATTGCATAACGGTATCGATCCTGGCACGGGAAAGAAAATCGGGATCGAATCAGGGGATGTCTCGAAGTTTGAGTCGTTTGATAAATTCTATGGCGCCTTCGAAAAACAACTAAAACACTTTATCGATGTCAAAGTCAAAGGTAATCTAATAATTGAAAAATTGTGGGCTGAGATTTTGCCCGCGCCGTTTATGTCAGTTCTGATTGATGATTGTATTGCCAACGGTAAGGATTACAACTCGGGCGGGGCGCGATACAATACGTCTTATATCCAGGGCGTCGGCCTTGGAACAGTCACCGATTGTATGTCGTCGATTAAGTATCATGTATTCGATCAAAAAGTTATTTTACTCTCTGAGTTTATTGACATACTGAAAAATAACTTTGAAGGCTCAGAGGAATTTCATGACAGGCTTCTGAATGATACGCCAAAATATGGCAATGATGATGATTATGCCGATGATATCATGCGACGGGTGTTTGAAAGTTATTTTAGAATGATTGACGGACGACCCAATTTCAAGGGCGGCTTTCATCGCATTAATCTGCTTCCGACGACATGTCATGTTTATTTCGGGAGCGTTGTTGGCGCGACTCCGGACGGCCGCATTGCGGGCGTGCCCCTTTCCGAAGGAGTATCTCCGGTTCAGGGGGCCGACCGGCATGGCCCAACGGCGGTATTGAAATCGGCGTCGAAGATTGATCATCTTCGAACCGGCGGGACGCTATTGAATCAAAAATTCACGCCGCAGATTTTTGAAAGCCAGGATGCCGTGGAAAAGATCATGCATTTGATTCGCTCGTATTTTAAGATGGACGGTCATCATATTCAGTTCAATGTTATCAGCGCACTGACTCTCCGCAAGGCTCAAAAGGAACCGGAAAACTATAAAGATTTGATCGTTCGCGTAGCGGGGTACAGCGATTATTTTGTCGATCTGGGCGAGGATTTGCAAAACGAGATTATCCGGCGGACCGAACAATGCGCTGTTTGA
- a CDS encoding 3-oxoacyl-ACP reductase family protein has protein sequence MISLEGKTALVTGGSRGIGRAIVIIFAKAGCDVIVNYRTDKSSADSVCEEAISHGVKAISIRADVSDKAQVDEMIAETIKSFGKIDVLVNNAGIWEENPIDTMSEEGLRRTIDTNLLGCFFPTMAVAAQMKKQKSGSIIFISSTAGQRGEAFCSPYAATKSALIGITKSLAPELAEYNIRVNCVAPGWVDTDMTKPTMNSPEAERVLNMIPLHRIGTPEELAGPVLFIASDMASFITGEVLNVNGGAVLCG, from the coding sequence ATGATTTCACTTGAGGGAAAAACTGCTCTGGTAACCGGAGGATCGCGCGGTATCGGCCGGGCAATAGTTATTATATTTGCCAAGGCGGGATGCGATGTAATCGTTAATTACCGAACCGATAAATCATCAGCCGACAGCGTTTGCGAAGAAGCTATATCCCACGGTGTCAAGGCGATTTCAATCAGGGCCGATGTGAGCGATAAAGCGCAAGTGGATGAAATGATTGCCGAGACTATTAAATCATTCGGAAAGATCGATGTTCTGGTCAATAACGCCGGTATCTGGGAGGAAAATCCGATTGACACCATGAGCGAAGAAGGCCTGCGGAGAACAATCGACACGAATCTCCTCGGATGTTTTTTCCCAACGATGGCAGTCGCGGCACAGATGAAAAAACAAAAATCGGGTTCAATTATTTTTATCTCATCGACGGCGGGACAGCGAGGCGAAGCGTTTTGTTCGCCGTATGCCGCTACCAAAAGCGCTCTTATTGGAATTACCAAATCGTTGGCTCCGGAACTGGCCGAATATAATATCCGCGTCAACTGCGTCGCTCCCGGTTGGGTCGATACCGACATGACCAAACCGACGATGAATTCACCAGAGGCGGAAAGAGTACTGAATATGATTCCGCTCCATCGCATCGGAACTCCCGAAGAACTGGCCGGGCCGGTTTTGTTCATTGCTTCGGATATGGCAAGCTTTATTACCGGCGAAGTGTTGAATGTTAATGGCGGTGCGGTTTTATGCGGGTGA
- a CDS encoding sodium:proton antiporter: MNIFIIFSIFITIAALASYINYRFIKLPSTIGLMVIGLGMSLGIIGLDIVGVEILQPAEELVKSVDFGETLMKGMLSFLLFAGAIKININDLAKQKSVVSVLATVGVFMTTFIVGTAIYYVLQLFGLSFPYIICLVFGALIAPTDPVAVLSILKTINAPKTLETKIAGESLFNDGVGVVIFTVLVGIAAGESTSFGDAILLFVEEAIGGVVFGLGIGLAAYRMLSKVDDYAVEILITLALVCGGYALAAQLHTSGPIAIVVAGLLIGNYGRRLAMSETTRDHLDKFWELIDEILNAILFVWIGLEVLVLAFTVDFLLIGLIAIPLTLGARFFSVWSTISLFKFRRQFTRNATLILTWGGLRGGISIALALSLPAGASRDLIVSITYVVVVFSILVQGLTIKRIITPEESPA; this comes from the coding sequence ATGAATATCTTTATTATATTTTCCATCTTTATCACCATAGCGGCTCTGGCGAGTTATATCAATTATAGATTTATCAAATTGCCTTCAACCATCGGTCTGATGGTCATCGGATTGGGCATGTCGCTGGGAATTATCGGCCTCGATATTGTCGGCGTCGAGATTCTACAACCCGCTGAAGAATTGGTAAAAAGTGTCGATTTCGGCGAGACTCTGATGAAGGGCATGCTCAGTTTCCTGCTTTTCGCCGGTGCGATTAAGATAAACATCAACGATCTTGCCAAACAAAAATCGGTCGTCAGCGTTCTGGCTACCGTCGGAGTGTTCATGACGACATTTATCGTCGGCACCGCGATCTACTATGTTTTGCAATTATTCGGGCTGTCGTTCCCCTATATAATCTGCCTCGTCTTCGGAGCTCTCATCGCCCCGACCGATCCGGTAGCGGTCTTGTCGATTTTGAAGACAATTAACGCCCCTAAGACTCTGGAAACAAAAATCGCCGGAGAATCGCTTTTCAACGACGGCGTCGGCGTTGTCATCTTTACCGTCCTGGTCGGAATCGCCGCCGGAGAATCGACGTCATTTGGAGACGCGATATTACTTTTCGTTGAAGAAGCAATCGGCGGAGTAGTTTTCGGACTCGGTATCGGACTGGCGGCCTACCGGATGCTCAGCAAAGTCGATGATTATGCCGTCGAAATTTTAATCACACTCGCTCTCGTATGCGGAGGTTACGCCCTCGCGGCGCAACTACATACATCCGGACCGATTGCCATCGTTGTCGCCGGATTATTAATCGGCAATTATGGCCGGCGGTTAGCCATGTCGGAAACTACCCGCGACCATCTGGATAAATTCTGGGAGTTAATCGACGAAATCCTCAACGCCATCTTATTTGTCTGGATCGGCCTTGAAGTTCTGGTACTGGCTTTCACGGTTGACTTCCTGTTGATCGGATTAATAGCAATTCCTCTGACTCTGGGGGCTCGCTTTTTTAGCGTTTGGTCAACTATATCGTTATTTAAATTCCGGCGTCAGTTCACTCGCAACGCGACTCTGATTTTGACCTGGGGAGGCCTCCGCGGAGGCATATCGATCGCATTGGCATTGTCTCTCCCGGCCGGAGCATCTCGCGATTTGATTGTTTCGATAACTTATGTCGTCGTCGTTTTTTCGATATTGGTGCAGGGATTGACTATCAAAAGAATTATCACGCCAGAAGAATCACCCGCATAA